The Niastella koreensis GR20-10 genome includes a window with the following:
- the holA gene encoding DNA polymerase III subunit delta, translating into MSAEKIISDWKKKLFKPVYWLEGEEDYFIDKIVHYAEHSILTDAEAGFNLTVFYGRDADWTQVINACKRYPMFAERQVVLLKEAQHMRDIDKLESYIGQPLTSTVFIVAYKEKKVDGRTQLAKLLKTKAELFTTKKMYDNQLPDWTNELVKSKGYTISQKGLLLLVDHIGNDLSRIDNEIEKMLVNLGSRTSITEDDIEKYVGVSKEYNPFELQSAMAAKDLSKAMRIIQYFEANPKAAPIQLVLPTLYNLFSKTYMIFGQASKDEKTIAANIGVNAWFVKDYLLVARNYGYNGVEKALLLLHHYNLRSVGINDTGSSDASLLKEMVAKMVN; encoded by the coding sequence ATGTCTGCTGAAAAAATTATATCTGACTGGAAAAAGAAGCTCTTTAAACCGGTTTATTGGCTCGAAGGCGAAGAGGATTATTTTATCGACAAAATAGTGCATTATGCCGAGCATAGCATTTTAACGGACGCTGAGGCGGGTTTTAATTTGACCGTGTTTTATGGCCGTGATGCAGACTGGACCCAGGTGATCAATGCCTGTAAACGATACCCCATGTTTGCTGAACGCCAGGTGGTGTTGCTGAAGGAAGCGCAACATATGCGTGATATCGACAAATTGGAGTCATACATCGGGCAACCACTGACATCCACCGTGTTTATTGTAGCATACAAAGAAAAAAAGGTGGATGGACGTACGCAGCTGGCCAAACTGCTGAAGACAAAGGCTGAATTGTTTACTACCAAAAAAATGTACGATAACCAGCTGCCCGATTGGACCAATGAGCTGGTTAAAAGTAAAGGCTATACCATTTCACAAAAGGGGTTATTGCTGCTGGTAGATCATATAGGCAATGACCTTAGCCGTATTGATAACGAGATTGAAAAAATGCTGGTGAACCTGGGCAGCAGGACCAGTATTACCGAAGATGATATTGAGAAGTATGTAGGTGTAAGCAAGGAATACAATCCTTTTGAATTACAATCGGCCATGGCTGCAAAAGACCTGAGCAAAGCCATGCGCATCATCCAATACTTTGAAGCCAATCCCAAGGCAGCGCCCATACAACTGGTATTGCCTACGCTATATAACCTTTTCAGTAAAACCTATATGATTTTTGGCCAGGCCAGTAAGGATGAAAAAACCATTGCCGCCAATATTGGCGTGAATGCCTGGTTTGTGAAAGATTATTTACTGGTAGCACGTAACTACGGCTATAACGGCGTTGAAAAAGCGCTGCTGCTGCTGCATCATTATAACCTCCGGAGTGTGGGGATCAATGATACGGGTTCATCAGATGCTTCGTTGTTGAAGGAGATGGTGGCGAAGATGGTGAATTAG
- a CDS encoding bifunctional riboflavin kinase/FAD synthetase, which produces MKVYFSTETIPAFKKAVVTIGTFDGVHTGHKTILEQLKREAARIGGETVIITFHPHPRKVIVSGQPGIQLINTIDEKIELLDKNGIDHLVVVPFTDAFAQQTPEDYIEQFLVEKFHPHTVIIGYDHRFGKDRKGDYKLLEEYSQRLGFSLMEIPAHLINDNTVSSTRIREAILHGNTDVANTLLGYDFFFEGTVVDGNKLGRTLGYPTANLRIENEEKLIPGNGIYAVQAEIRQTADGKRQTEEGKGQGLLNGMMSIGIRPTIGGTDRVIEVNIFDFNENIYGATLRVYIKKYLRSEVKFNGLEALVEQLAKDKEDTLRVLGKG; this is translated from the coding sequence ATGAAAGTTTACTTCTCAACAGAAACCATTCCGGCCTTTAAAAAGGCTGTTGTTACGATAGGCACGTTCGATGGGGTGCATACCGGCCACAAAACCATTCTGGAGCAATTGAAGCGCGAAGCCGCCCGGATTGGCGGGGAAACGGTGATCATCACCTTTCACCCCCACCCGCGGAAAGTGATCGTGAGCGGCCAGCCCGGTATTCAGCTCATCAATACGATCGACGAAAAAATTGAACTGCTCGATAAAAATGGCATCGATCACCTGGTGGTGGTGCCGTTCACCGATGCGTTTGCCCAACAAACGCCCGAAGACTATATTGAACAATTCCTGGTTGAGAAATTTCATCCCCATACCGTTATCATCGGGTACGACCACCGGTTTGGAAAGGACCGCAAGGGCGATTACAAATTGCTGGAAGAATACAGCCAGCGCCTTGGCTTTAGCCTGATGGAAATACCAGCCCACCTCATCAACGACAACACGGTAAGCTCCACCCGCATTCGCGAAGCCATCCTGCATGGCAATACCGATGTGGCCAACACCCTGCTGGGTTACGATTTCTTTTTTGAAGGCACGGTAGTAGACGGCAACAAGCTGGGCCGAACCCTGGGCTATCCCACCGCCAACCTGCGTATTGAAAATGAAGAAAAGCTGATCCCGGGCAATGGGATTTACGCGGTGCAAGCGGAGATCCGGCAGACGGCAGACGGCAAACGGCAAACAGAAGAGGGCAAAGGGCAGGGATTGCTAAACGGAATGATGAGTATTGGTATAAGGCCAACCATCGGTGGCACTGACCGGGTAATTGAGGTAAACATCTTTGATTTCAATGAAAATATCTACGGCGCTACCTTACGCGTATACATCAAAAAATATTTGCGCAGCGAAGTAAAGTTCAACGGACTTGAAGCATTGGTTGAACAACTCGCAAAAGATAAAGAAGATACTTTAAGGGTATTAGGAAAGGGATAA
- a CDS encoding AIR synthase related protein — translation MSLYSQRGVSAQKEEVHKATEKLDKGLYPHAFCKIYPDYLTGQQDWVNVMHADGAGTKSILAYLYWKETGDLSVWKGIAQDAVVMNLDDLLCVGITDNLLFSSTIDRNKTVVSGDVLETVINGTQELFDSLKQFNVNIHYLGGETADVGDVVRTIAVNGTMTARWPKNRLVTNDKIQAGDVIVGFSSFGQTVYETEYNSGIGSNGLTSARHDVLSKFYAEKFKESYENSLAGEVVYIGPYLLTDTVGREQYQVGKLLLSPTRTYAPLLQALFANHFDAIHGLVHCSGGGQTKCMKYLPGNFRVIKDNLFEPPIIFQLIQEASGSDNREMYQVFNMGHRLEVFTDAASAPQFIEEAKKLGIDAQIVGRVEASDKKELVLKVGDEEIVY, via the coding sequence ATGAGTTTATATTCACAACGGGGTGTTTCTGCCCAGAAAGAAGAAGTTCACAAGGCTACAGAAAAGTTAGATAAAGGTTTGTATCCCCATGCTTTCTGCAAAATATACCCCGATTACCTTACCGGCCAGCAAGACTGGGTGAATGTAATGCATGCCGATGGCGCCGGTACCAAAAGCATTCTGGCTTATTTATACTGGAAAGAAACCGGCGACCTGTCGGTTTGGAAGGGCATTGCACAGGATGCCGTGGTAATGAACCTCGATGACCTGCTGTGTGTGGGCATTACGGATAACCTGTTATTTTCATCAACCATCGATCGTAATAAAACCGTGGTATCGGGCGATGTACTGGAAACCGTGATCAACGGCACCCAGGAGTTGTTCGATTCGCTGAAACAGTTCAATGTAAACATCCATTACCTGGGTGGCGAAACTGCCGATGTAGGGGATGTGGTGCGCACCATTGCGGTAAACGGCACCATGACTGCCCGCTGGCCCAAAAACCGGCTGGTGACCAACGATAAGATCCAGGCCGGCGATGTAATTGTAGGTTTCAGCAGCTTTGGACAAACCGTTTACGAAACGGAGTACAACAGCGGTATCGGCAGCAACGGACTCACCAGCGCCCGCCACGATGTATTAAGCAAATTCTACGCAGAAAAATTCAAAGAATCATACGAGAACAGCCTGGCCGGTGAAGTGGTTTATATCGGGCCCTATCTGCTCACCGATACGGTTGGCCGGGAACAATACCAGGTAGGCAAATTGTTGTTATCGCCTACCCGTACTTACGCTCCCTTATTGCAGGCCCTGTTTGCCAATCATTTTGACGCCATCCACGGACTTGTCCATTGCAGTGGGGGTGGACAAACAAAATGTATGAAGTACCTGCCCGGTAACTTCCGCGTTATAAAGGATAATTTATTTGAACCGCCTATCATCTTCCAGTTGATCCAGGAAGCATCCGGCAGCGACAACCGCGAAATGTACCAGGTGTTTAACATGGGCCATCGCCTGGAAGTGTTTACCGATGCCGCTTCTGCCCCTCAGTTCATTGAGGAAGCTAAAAAGCTGGGCATTGACGCGCAGATCGTAGGCCGTGTTGAAGCCAGTGATAAGAAAGAGCTGGTGCTGAAAGTAGGGGATGAGGAGATTGTTTATTAG
- a CDS encoding DeoR/GlpR family DNA-binding transcription regulator, translated as MLKKERQAYILHQVNLHNKVMSSNLSRDMNVSEDTIRRDLQELADEGKIIKVHGGALSHSFSQVHYTTSHIYSHDHKKTIARKAASLIHDGMFVLTTGGTTIIEMAKALPPRLKATFVSGSIPAILEYMQHPSVDVIAIGDKVSKNSKITTGGEAITQIKRIRADLCFLGVNAISLKDGITDSDWDVVQLKKAMVESAQKVVCLSIAEKINSIQPIHICDISKIHMLITELSPDDPLLKPYRDAGIEVI; from the coding sequence ATGTTAAAGAAAGAACGACAAGCTTATATTTTACACCAGGTGAACCTTCACAACAAGGTGATGTCAAGTAACCTCAGCAGGGACATGAACGTATCGGAAGACACCATCCGGCGCGATTTACAGGAGCTGGCCGATGAAGGCAAGATCATAAAAGTGCATGGCGGGGCCTTGTCGCACTCTTTTAGCCAGGTACATTATACAACATCCCATATATACTCGCACGATCACAAAAAAACCATCGCCCGCAAGGCAGCGTCGCTTATACATGACGGCATGTTTGTATTAACCACCGGCGGCACCACCATTATTGAAATGGCCAAGGCTTTGCCACCCCGGTTAAAAGCCACTTTTGTTTCAGGCAGCATACCGGCTATTCTTGAATACATGCAACATCCATCGGTTGATGTGATCGCCATTGGCGATAAGGTTTCCAAAAACAGCAAGATCACTACCGGCGGCGAAGCCATTACGCAAATCAAACGCATCCGCGCCGATCTGTGTTTTTTAGGCGTTAATGCCATTAGCCTCAAAGATGGTATTACCGATAGCGACTGGGATGTGGTGCAATTGAAAAAAGCGATGGTAGAATCAGCGCAAAAAGTGGTTTGCCTCAGCATTGCCGAAAAGATCAACAGTATTCAACCGATCCACATTTGTGACATCAGTAAAATACATATGCTCATCACCGAATTATCACCTGATGACCCGCTGTTGAAACCTTACAGGGATGCAGGAATAGAAGTTATTTAG